The following are from one region of the Poecilia reticulata strain Guanapo linkage group LG7, Guppy_female_1.0+MT, whole genome shotgun sequence genome:
- the LOC103466993 gene encoding mitochondrial carrier homolog 1 isoform X2 → MFGRPVLYLPGFFSYAQYILKVDGKLGLFRGLSPRIVSSTISTVVRGKIKRRELQSKKDEHQNSFRKLVQETSHEMIFQCLSKVATHPFHVMSVRCMAQFVGRETKYSGVFSCIMKIFKEEGLSGFYIGFVPHVLGEVLFLWCCNLLAYFINTYAVDDSFSQASTIRSYTKFVMGITLSVLTYPFTLVADVMAVNNCGLAAGLPPRFPVFKSWLHCWNHLSTEGQLFRGSRLFFRRAPLTLPPSVED, encoded by the exons ATGTTTGGAAGACCAGTTCTATACCTGCCTGGTTTCTTTAGCTATG ctcagTATATTCTCAAAGTGGATGGCAAGCTGGGACTCTTCCGGGGCCTCTCACCTCGTATAGTATCCAGCACCATCTCTACTGTGGTCAGGGGCAAAATTAAACGG AGGGAGCTCCAGTCCAAGAAAGATGAGCACCAGAATTCCTTTAGGAAATTGGTCCAAGAG acgTCACATGAGATGATCTTTCAGTGCCTGTCCAAAGTGGCCACCCATCCTTTTCACG TCATGTCAGTGCGCTGCATGGCCCAGTTCGTTGGCAGAGAGACCAAGTACAG TGGTGTATTCAGTTGTATCATGAAGATATTTAAGGAGGAAGGATTGTCTGGATTTTATAT TGGTTTTGTCCCACATGTGCTGGGCGAAGTCCTTTTCCTGTGGTGCTGTAACCTGCTGGCCTACTTCATCAACACCTATGCTGTAGACGACAGC TTCAGTCAGGCATCAACAATAAGAAGCTACACAAAGTTTGTGATGGGC ATTACACTGAGCGTTCTGACTTACCCCTTCACGCTGGTTGCTGATGTAATGGCCGTCAACAACTGTGG TCTGGCTGCAGGTCTTCCTCCTCGGTTTCCCGTCTTTAAATCCTGGCTGCACTGCTGGAATCATCTGAGTACCGAG GGTCAACTCTTCAGAGGCTCCAGGCTCTTTTTCCGTCGTGCGCCCCTGACTCTACCACCTTCTGTCGAAGATTAA
- the LOC103466993 gene encoding mitochondrial carrier homolog 1 isoform X1 — protein MSSTPVEVDAAVVLLGASVTAITHPLLYVKLLIQVGHEPLPPAAGTTMFGRPVLYLPGFFSYAQYILKVDGKLGLFRGLSPRIVSSTISTVVRGKIKRRELQSKKDEHQNSFRKLVQETSHEMIFQCLSKVATHPFHVMSVRCMAQFVGRETKYSGVFSCIMKIFKEEGLSGFYIGFVPHVLGEVLFLWCCNLLAYFINTYAVDDSFSQASTIRSYTKFVMGITLSVLTYPFTLVADVMAVNNCGLAAGLPPRFPVFKSWLHCWNHLSTEGQLFRGSRLFFRRAPLTLPPSVED, from the exons ATGTCCTCTACTCCCGTGGAAGTGGACGCTGCCGTTGTGCTGCTGGGGGCGAGTGTTACTGCCATCACACACCCGCTCCTGTACGTCAAACTGCTAATTCAG GTGGGACACGAAcctcttcctccagctgctgggACAACAATGTTTGGAAGACCAGTTCTATACCTGCCTGGTTTCTTTAGCTATG ctcagTATATTCTCAAAGTGGATGGCAAGCTGGGACTCTTCCGGGGCCTCTCACCTCGTATAGTATCCAGCACCATCTCTACTGTGGTCAGGGGCAAAATTAAACGG AGGGAGCTCCAGTCCAAGAAAGATGAGCACCAGAATTCCTTTAGGAAATTGGTCCAAGAG acgTCACATGAGATGATCTTTCAGTGCCTGTCCAAAGTGGCCACCCATCCTTTTCACG TCATGTCAGTGCGCTGCATGGCCCAGTTCGTTGGCAGAGAGACCAAGTACAG TGGTGTATTCAGTTGTATCATGAAGATATTTAAGGAGGAAGGATTGTCTGGATTTTATAT TGGTTTTGTCCCACATGTGCTGGGCGAAGTCCTTTTCCTGTGGTGCTGTAACCTGCTGGCCTACTTCATCAACACCTATGCTGTAGACGACAGC TTCAGTCAGGCATCAACAATAAGAAGCTACACAAAGTTTGTGATGGGC ATTACACTGAGCGTTCTGACTTACCCCTTCACGCTGGTTGCTGATGTAATGGCCGTCAACAACTGTGG TCTGGCTGCAGGTCTTCCTCCTCGGTTTCCCGTCTTTAAATCCTGGCTGCACTGCTGGAATCATCTGAGTACCGAG GGTCAACTCTTCAGAGGCTCCAGGCTCTTTTTCCGTCGTGCGCCCCTGACTCTACCACCTTCTGTCGAAGATTAA
- the stk35 gene encoding serine/threonine-protein kinase 35: protein MDICDGKRRRKVSGGVRSCRRSVAAKMKREAVKVLRSLTVGNNNKRAEAMDEEEDEDCFSISFLRSDPSRPAAAVSPRYSLLREVGRGSYGVVYEAVARRTGARVAVKRLQCDAPENVELALAEFWALTSLENRHQNVVQLEECVLQRNGLAQKMSHGNKKSKQYLRLVETSLKGERILGYPEEPCYLWFVMEFCEGGDLNQYILSRRPDPQTNSSFMLQLTSAIAFLHKNNIVHRDLKPDNILISQKSGSPVLKVADFGLSKVCAGLTSKSSEEDPTARAAGKGSNQYNTVNINKFWLSSACGSDFYMAPEVWEGHYTAKADIFALGIIIWAMVERITFIDAESKRELLGTYVRQGSEIIPVGEALLENPKMVLHIPQKARSSMTEGVKKLLLDMLAVNPQDRPDALQLEIRMDQVTFAA, encoded by the exons atgGATATATGCGAcgggaagagaagaagaaaggtaAGCGGCGGAGTGCGGAGCTGCAGGCGCAGCGTGGCCGCCAAGATGAAGCGGGAGGCAGTGAAGGTCCTCCGCTCCCTCACAGTGGGGAACAACAACAAGCGTGCCGAGGCCATGGACGAGGAAGAGGACGAGGACTGCTTCTCTATCTCCTTCCTCCGGAGTGACCCCTCCAGGCCGGCGGCGGCCGTGTCTCCGCGGTACAGCCTGCTGCGGGAGGTGGGTCGGGGAAGCTACGGGGTGGTGTACGAGGCCGTGGCCCGGAGAACAGGGGCCAGGGTTGCGGTGAAGAGGCTCCAGTGCGACGCCCCAGAAAACGTCGAACTGGCATTGGCCGAGTTCTGGGCCCTGACGAGCCTGGAGAACCGACACCAGAATGTGGTTCAACTAGAGGAGTGCGTGCTGCAGCGGAACGGCCTGGCCCAGAAGATGAGCCACGGTAACAAGAAGTCCAAGCAGTATCTGCGGCTAGTGGAGACCTCCCTCAAAG GTGAGCGCATCCTTGGTTACCCAGAGGAGCCATGCTACCTTTGGTTCGTCATGGAGTTCTGCGAAGGTGGGGACCTCAACCAGTACATCTTGTCTCGGCGACCCGACCCCCAGACCAACAGCAGCTTCATGCTCCAGCTAACAAGTGCCATTGCTTTCCTTCACAAGAACAACATTGTCCACCGGGACCTGAAGCCAGACAACATTCTCATCTCACAGAAATCTGGTTCACCTGTACTTAAGGTAGCAGACTTTGGCCTCAGTAAAGTTTGTGCTGGACTAACCTCCAAGAGCAGTGAAGAAGATCCTACAGCGAGAGCTGCTGGCAAAGGGAGCAACCAGTACAACACTGTCAACATCAACAAGTTCTGGTTATCGTCAGCTTGCGGCTCAGACTTCTATATGGCCCCGGAGGTTTGGGAGGGCCACTACACAGCTAAAGCTGACATYTTTGCCCTTGGCATCATCATTTGGGCAATGGTCGAACGAATCACGTTCATTGATGCAGAGTCGAAACGTGAACTACTGGGCACGTACGTTCGACAGGGCTCTGAGATCATTCCTGTTGGGGAAGCTCTGCTGGAGAACCCCAAGATGGTTCTGCACATCCCTCAGAAGGCCAGGAGCTCTATGACTGAAGGGGTAAAGAAGCTCCTTCTGGACATGCTTGCAGTAAACCCTCAGGACCGACCAGATGCTCTCCAACTGGAAATAAGAATGGATCAAGTCACTTTTGCTGCATGA